A region from the Halomonas piscis genome encodes:
- a CDS encoding transglycosylase SLT domain-containing protein: MTYHTLRQRFVLSAGSTLVVSLLMAATVDNASAMPRAPEGNATPPQLPAESSSAAAPAVSDPAPLGLFWEALDARPQDAWTRLRQNLAWDIDRLPPGARARVDKWIARYRQSPENIASITREAKPWLAWITQQVEERGLPGEIALLPFVESSFDPAARSYRGAAGLWQFMPRTGDALGLLRNGRYDGRLDVAASTRAALGYIESQAQRWYGGDIALSLAAYNAGAGTVNKARRRAQRQGRGGDYWSLDLPGETMQYLPKLYAIAEIIGHPDRYGVNLPDINAAPAFATVELNRSMSLANLSRRLDVSASRLARLNPGVLRGTVDPAHGATLLVPSDADRQTLAAFSNAGTSSEQATHRVESGDSLTTIAMRYDVSPNELVRWNAIERSGTLRPGQLLTLSDG, from the coding sequence ATGACCTACCACACCTTGCGCCAACGTTTTGTGCTGAGCGCCGGCAGCACCCTTGTCGTCAGTTTACTGATGGCTGCCACCGTCGATAACGCCTCGGCCATGCCCCGTGCCCCCGAGGGCAACGCCACCCCGCCGCAGCTGCCAGCAGAGTCTTCTTCCGCCGCTGCCCCGGCGGTCTCTGATCCGGCTCCGCTCGGTCTTTTCTGGGAAGCGCTGGATGCCCGGCCGCAAGATGCCTGGACGCGCCTGCGCCAGAATCTTGCCTGGGACATTGACCGGCTGCCGCCCGGGGCCCGGGCGCGAGTGGACAAGTGGATTGCCCGCTACCGCCAGAGCCCGGAAAACATTGCCAGCATTACCCGCGAAGCCAAGCCCTGGCTTGCCTGGATCACCCAGCAGGTGGAAGAGCGCGGCCTGCCGGGCGAAATCGCCCTGCTGCCCTTTGTCGAGAGCTCGTTCGACCCCGCCGCGCGCAGCTACCGGGGCGCCGCCGGTCTCTGGCAGTTCATGCCCCGCACCGGTGACGCCCTGGGGCTTTTGCGCAACGGTCGCTACGACGGCCGGCTGGACGTGGCCGCCTCGACCCGAGCCGCGCTGGGCTATATCGAATCCCAGGCCCAGCGCTGGTACGGCGGCGATATTGCCCTTTCCCTGGCGGCCTACAACGCCGGGGCGGGCACGGTCAACAAGGCGCGCCGCCGGGCGCAGCGTCAGGGCCGGGGTGGCGACTACTGGTCGCTCGACCTTCCCGGCGAGACCATGCAGTACCTGCCCAAACTCTACGCCATCGCCGAAATTATCGGGCACCCCGACCGCTACGGCGTCAACCTGCCGGACATCAACGCAGCGCCGGCCTTTGCCACGGTAGAGCTGAATCGCTCCATGTCGCTTGCCAACCTCTCTCGCCGCCTGGACGTCAGCGCTTCCCGGCTGGCAAGGCTCAATCCCGGCGTTCTGCGGGGCACCGTCGACCCTGCCCACGGTGCCACGCTGCTGGTGCCGAGCGATGCCGATCGCCAGACCCTGGCCGCCTTCAGCAACGCCGGCACCTCCTCCGAGCAGGCGACTCACCGAGTGGAAAGCGGCGATAGCCTGACCACTATTGCCATGCGCTACGATGTCAGCCCTAATGAGCTTGTCCGCTGGAATGCCATCGAGCGCTCCGGCACGCTGCGCCCGGGCCAGCTACTGACGCTTTCGGACGGCTAG
- a CDS encoding SCP2 sterol-binding domain-containing protein translates to MPTPTPLEKLHARFDPEAARDMHEIFQFHFTDLGDYHLCVDDGALAVEDGEHDDPSVSLSLSSDTLRRLMRGEISGMNALMSGQLKATGNVMLATRLSALFPGD, encoded by the coding sequence ATGCCCACCCCCACGCCGCTCGAGAAACTGCACGCCCGCTTTGACCCCGAGGCTGCCCGGGACATGCACGAGATCTTTCAGTTTCACTTTACGGATCTGGGCGACTATCACCTCTGCGTGGACGACGGAGCGCTGGCCGTGGAAGACGGCGAACACGACGACCCCTCGGTGAGCCTGAGCCTGTCAAGCGATACCCTGAGACGCCTGATGCGCGGCGAGATCAGCGGCATGAATGCGCTCATGAGCGGCCAGCTCAAGGCCACGGGCAACGTCATGCTGGCTACCCGGCTGAGCGCGCTGTTTCCCGGCGACTGA
- the gloB gene encoding hydroxyacylglutathione hydrolase has translation MLSVTPIPAFSDNYIWLLRQDASQKVCVVDPGDAAPVMEVLEREALELETVLITHHHHDHTGGLEELIKRYSPKVIGPDNPAIAGITQTVGEGDEVRVMGRLFEVMATPGHTLDHISFFTPGIPSLLFCGDTLFCAGCGRLFEGTPEQLYHSLRRFAELPEETLVFAAHEYTQANLTFAREADPDNDEVASALEDCRRAREAERPTLPSTIGRELNINPYLRVHTASVRKAAAAQGADDSDLATFTTLREWKNRF, from the coding sequence ATGCTGAGCGTGACACCGATACCCGCCTTTAGCGACAATTATATTTGGCTGTTGCGACAAGATGCGAGCCAGAAGGTTTGCGTGGTGGATCCCGGTGACGCCGCTCCGGTAATGGAAGTGCTGGAGCGCGAAGCGCTGGAGCTGGAGACGGTGTTGATCACCCATCATCATCATGACCATACCGGCGGGCTTGAGGAGCTGATCAAGCGCTACTCGCCCAAAGTGATCGGGCCGGACAATCCCGCCATTGCCGGCATTACCCAGACAGTTGGCGAAGGCGACGAAGTTCGCGTCATGGGGCGTCTTTTCGAGGTCATGGCCACCCCCGGGCACACCCTGGATCATATCAGCTTTTTCACCCCGGGCATCCCGTCGCTGCTGTTCTGCGGCGACACGCTCTTCTGCGCCGGCTGCGGGCGACTGTTCGAAGGCACCCCGGAGCAGCTTTACCACTCGCTTCGGCGGTTTGCCGAGCTTCCCGAAGAAACCCTGGTGTTTGCCGCCCACGAGTATACCCAGGCCAACCTGACCTTTGCCCGCGAGGCCGACCCCGACAACGACGAGGTTGCCTCTGCGCTGGAGGACTGCCGCCGGGCGCGCGAAGCCGAACGGCCGACGCTTCCCAGCACGATCGGCCGCGAATTGAACATCAACCCCTATCTGCGTGTCCATACCGCCAGCGTGCGCAAGGCCGCGGCTGCCCAGGGCGCCGACGACAGCGACCTTGCCACCTTCACCACGCTTCGCGAATGGAAAAACCGCTTCTAA
- the rnhA gene encoding ribonuclease HI — MNEQANARLPRVTAYTDGACRGNPGVGGWGVVLQSGDHETTRYGFEAHTTNNRMELMAAISALRTLNTPCEVSLWTDSQYVRQGITQWIHSWLKRGWQTAAKKPVKNAELWQTLHAETRRHRVEWHWVKGHSGHPGNERADALANQAIDENT; from the coding sequence TTGAACGAACAGGCAAACGCGCGGCTGCCGCGCGTGACGGCGTATACGGACGGCGCCTGCCGGGGCAATCCCGGCGTGGGCGGCTGGGGCGTGGTGCTGCAAAGCGGCGACCATGAGACCACGCGCTACGGCTTTGAGGCCCATACCACCAACAATCGCATGGAGTTGATGGCCGCGATCAGCGCGCTGCGCACGCTCAATACGCCCTGCGAGGTGTCGCTGTGGACCGACTCCCAGTACGTTCGTCAGGGCATTACCCAGTGGATTCACAGCTGGCTCAAGCGCGGCTGGCAAACCGCGGCCAAAAAGCCGGTGAAAAACGCCGAGCTGTGGCAGACGCTGCACGCCGAAACCCGGCGTCACCGCGTAGAATGGCACTGGGTAAAAGGCCACAGCGGCCATCCCGGCAACGAGCGTGCCGATGCCCTGGCCAACCAGGCCATCGACGAGAACACCTGA
- the nudC gene encoding NAD(+) diphosphatase has product MLRREIPAGAGAGRVIVMANNRVAPAPGDGGGDSREIPLQPWQRWDETMQPLCYWDDEPVALAFASRPGDSWPSGREWLALVSNRWFSLLSTALQVGAWLQNHRFCGRCGAKATRLSAEFAMHCERCGHRNYPRISPCIITLVTSGENMLLGRSPRFRPGQYSTLAGFIEPGESAEEAVHREVYEEVGVHIDQLRYYRSQAWPFPHSLMMGFFAEATTRRIRIDENEISDAAWFTPRRLPGLPAPYSIARELIEAHLARWRE; this is encoded by the coding sequence ATGCTCAGACGTGAAATACCGGCCGGCGCCGGTGCCGGCCGAGTGATCGTGATGGCCAATAACCGAGTGGCGCCGGCGCCGGGAGACGGCGGCGGAGACAGCCGGGAAATTCCGCTGCAGCCCTGGCAGCGCTGGGACGAGACCATGCAGCCGCTGTGCTACTGGGACGATGAGCCGGTGGCGCTGGCCTTCGCCTCGAGGCCCGGAGACAGCTGGCCGAGCGGCCGGGAATGGCTGGCGCTGGTGTCCAACCGCTGGTTCAGCCTGCTGTCCACGGCGCTGCAGGTGGGGGCCTGGCTGCAGAATCACCGCTTTTGCGGCCGCTGCGGGGCGAAAGCCACCCGTCTGTCCGCGGAGTTTGCCATGCACTGCGAGCGCTGCGGCCACCGCAACTATCCGCGCATTTCGCCGTGCATCATTACCCTGGTCACCTCCGGGGAAAACATGCTGCTGGGGCGCAGCCCGCGCTTTCGCCCGGGGCAGTATTCCACCCTGGCCGGCTTTATCGAGCCCGGCGAGTCCGCCGAAGAGGCGGTCCACCGCGAGGTGTACGAAGAGGTCGGCGTGCACATCGATCAGCTGCGCTACTACCGCAGCCAGGCGTGGCCGTTTCCGCACTCGCTGATGATGGGTTTTTTTGCCGAGGCTACCACTCGGCGCATCCGCATCGACGAAAACGAAATCAGCGATGCGGCCTGGTTTACCCCGCGCCGGTTGCCGGGCCTGCCGGCGCCTTACTCCATTGCCCGGGAGCTGATCGAGGCGCACCTGGCCCGATGGCGCGAGTAG
- the dnaQ gene encoding DNA polymerase III subunit epsilon: protein MRQVVLDTETTGIDPKQGHKLVEIGAVEMVNRRLTGRTYHQYINPECHIDAEVVAIHGIDNEKVANEPVFAEVADAFWAFIEGAELVIHNAPFDVGFIDHELARINTHRQAPLGPVAEHCAILDTLTMARKLHPGQRNTLDALCKRYDIDNGHRVLHGALLDSEILADVYLAMTGGQTALTLDAEPAESAPDRQAASAEGGLAIRRLSLTPGQLRVIAPSAEEEDAHRAKCAAHGLRWEQAGGDDAQT from the coding sequence ATGCGCCAGGTCGTCCTGGACACCGAAACCACCGGCATCGACCCCAAGCAGGGACATAAGCTGGTAGAAATCGGCGCGGTGGAAATGGTCAACCGGCGTTTGACCGGTCGCACCTATCACCAGTACATCAATCCCGAGTGCCATATCGATGCCGAGGTCGTCGCGATACACGGCATCGACAACGAGAAAGTCGCCAACGAGCCGGTCTTTGCCGAGGTGGCCGACGCTTTCTGGGCGTTCATCGAGGGCGCCGAGCTTGTCATCCATAACGCCCCCTTCGACGTCGGCTTTATCGACCACGAGCTTGCCCGGATCAACACGCATCGCCAGGCGCCGCTGGGGCCGGTGGCCGAGCACTGCGCCATTCTCGATACGCTGACCATGGCGCGCAAGCTGCATCCGGGGCAGCGCAACACCCTGGACGCGCTGTGCAAGCGCTACGATATCGATAACGGTCACCGGGTGCTCCACGGCGCCCTGCTTGACTCGGAGATACTCGCCGACGTCTACCTGGCGATGACCGGCGGGCAGACGGCGCTGACGCTGGATGCCGAGCCGGCCGAGTCTGCGCCCGACCGCCAGGCGGCCAGCGCCGAGGGCGGCCTTGCCATACGCCGGCTGTCGCTGACACCCGGGCAGCTGCGCGTGATTGCCCCCAGCGCCGAAGAAGAAGACGCCCACCGCGCCAAGTGCGCCGCCCACGGGCTGCGCTGGGAGCAAGCCGGGGGCGACGATGCTCAGACGTGA
- a CDS encoding methyltransferase domain-containing protein, which yields MSTSQAQAEWGERLALSRCYWASGRGRALITAQAACLGPVLEARRDRHALELSMGASLLAHLSAAGPTHAVQWAPALAEAKSEATLVCPPRALALPDECLDLTLLHHFLEHCPDAHQALAEAARVTRDSGLMVIFGFQPLGLAALAYRLGKKRRHYPGNGRWYTPGRLRDWLAFVDFEIEGVDYCGFGPGRGGVCHERRETLGRRHNVPLGTSYMIRARRRRRQAPVQRLRFGLQPPAAAGPLGITRGQTAPGQRSLRARRPGEVRAADAGAKTPSQHEEHKR from the coding sequence ATGTCAACTTCGCAGGCGCAGGCCGAGTGGGGCGAGCGGCTGGCCCTGAGCCGGTGCTACTGGGCGTCCGGGCGGGGCCGGGCGCTGATCACGGCGCAAGCCGCTTGCCTGGGGCCGGTGCTCGAAGCGCGCCGCGACCGGCACGCTCTGGAGCTGTCCATGGGCGCTTCGCTGCTGGCGCACCTGTCCGCTGCGGGCCCGACCCATGCGGTGCAGTGGGCGCCGGCTCTTGCCGAAGCCAAAAGCGAGGCCACGCTGGTCTGTCCGCCCCGGGCGCTGGCGCTGCCCGACGAGTGTCTGGATCTTACCCTGCTGCATCATTTTCTCGAACACTGCCCCGACGCCCATCAGGCCCTGGCGGAGGCGGCTCGGGTAACCCGGGACAGCGGCCTGATGGTGATTTTCGGCTTTCAGCCGCTGGGCCTGGCAGCGCTTGCCTACCGGCTGGGCAAAAAGCGCCGACACTACCCGGGCAACGGCCGCTGGTATACGCCGGGAAGGCTGCGCGACTGGCTGGCATTTGTCGATTTTGAAATCGAAGGCGTAGACTATTGCGGTTTTGGCCCGGGAAGAGGCGGCGTGTGTCACGAGCGTCGGGAAACGCTGGGGCGGCGGCATAACGTGCCGCTGGGCACCAGCTATATGATCCGCGCCCGCCGGCGCCGCCGCCAGGCGCCCGTTCAGCGCCTTCGCTTTGGCTTGCAGCCCCCCGCAGCGGCAGGGCCATTGGGCATCACCCGGGGCCAGACGGCGCCAGGGCAGCGCTCTTTGCGAGCCCGCCGGCCCGGCGAAGTCCGGGCTGCGGACGCCGGCGCCAAAACCCCCTCACAGCACGAGGAACACAAGCGTTGA